The proteins below are encoded in one region of Lactuca sativa cultivar Salinas chromosome 3, Lsat_Salinas_v11, whole genome shotgun sequence:
- the LOC111919035 gene encoding E3 ubiquitin-protein ligase RGLG2, translating into MGGKSSKNSKPKGGKYSQSTSSCSNNQYGGYPSQPSSSTPAYGAQPPKPQKKLEKRYSRIADNYNSLEQVTQALSNAGLESSNLIVGIDFTKSNEWTGSQSFNGKSLHHISDHSLNPYEHAISIIGKTLADFDEDNLIPCYGFGDATTHEKAVFSFYHEDRFCNGFEDVLSRYREIVPHLNLSGPTSFAPVIEQAMAIVDQSGGQYHVLLIIADGQVGHSEEKKTIEAIVKASKLPLSIVLVGVGDGPWGMMKDFDDNIPNRDFDNFQFVNFTEIMSKTYLPSNRKETEFALSALMEIPSQYKATIELHLLGNRGGIFHQRAALPPPVGQPSSSSCNVSKPSPSTTFQNSGCTSNGQTSQNDTLASISKSTNDEQLCPVCLTNMKNMAFGCGHQTCHECGESLQLCPICRASIQTRIKLF; encoded by the exons ATGGGGGGCAAGAGTTCTAAGAATTCAAAGCCAAAAGGAGGGAAGTATAGCCAATCGACATCATCTTGTTCAAACAATCAGTACGGCGGTTATCCTTCGCAGCCATCTTCCTCTACTCCGGCCTACGGCGCACAACCTCCTAAACCACAAAAGAAGCTCGAGAAACGATATTCACGAATCGCTGATAATTACAATTCTCTAGAACAG GTGACACAGGCTCTTTCAAATGCAGGACTCGAATCTTCCAACCTCATCGTCGGCATTGATTTCACCAAAAGCAATGAATGGACAG GTTCACAATCCTTCAATGGAAAAAGCTTACATCATATTTCAGATCATAGTCTAAACCCCTATGAACATGCCATATCCATCATCGGGAAGACATTAGCAGATTTTGATGAAGATAACTTGATTCCATGTTATGGATTTGGAGATG CAACAACACATGAGAAAGCTGTTTTCAGTTTTTATCATGAAGATAGATTCTGTAATGGATTTGAAGATGTGTTAAGTAGATACAGAGAAATTGTCCCTCATCTAAATCTTTCAG GTCCCACATCTTTTGCCCCTGTGATTGAACAAGCTATGGCAATTGTTGATCAAAGTGGAGGCCAATACCATGTCCTATTAATCATCGCTGATGGGCAAGTTGGTCATTCAGAAGAAAAGAAAACTATAGAAGCCATAGTCAAAGCaag CAAGCTTCCACTCTCTATAGTGTTAGTCGGGGTAGGAGATGGGCCTTGGGGGATGATGAAGGATTTTGACGATAATATCCCTAATCGTGACTTTGATAATTTTCAG TTTGTGAATTTTACAGAAATTATGTCAAAAACATATTTGCCTTCAAATCGAAAAGAGACAGAATTTGCTCTTTCAGCATTGATGGAAATCCCTTCTCAATATAAAGCAACAATTGAACTACATTTACTTGG gaATCGCGGAGGAATATTCCACCAGAGGGCCGCCCTACCACCGCCAGTTGGTCAACCATCCTCCTCCTCCTGTAACGTCTCAAAACCATCGCCGTCAACTACTTTTCAAAATAGTGGTTGTACTTCAAATGGTCAAACTAGTCAAAATGACACGTTAGCATCAATTTCAAAATCAACTAATGATGAACAG TTATGCCCCGTTTGCCTTACGAACATGAAGAACATGGCCTTCGGGTGTGGGCATCAG ACGTGTCACGAATGTGGGGAATCGCTTCAGTTGTGCCCAATTTGTCGCGCCTCAATCCAAACAAGAATAAAGCTCTTCTAA
- the LOC111919034 gene encoding calcium-transporting ATPase 9, plasma membrane-type-like: MTGESHTVDLMAGCKVADGCSTMMAYICGNKNDPPNDTSALHPKIVSLLVESVAHNTTDSVFSPEGGRDVEVSGSPTEKAILQWGVKLGMNFDVVRSECSVIYASPFNSEKKRGVVAVKRIIVWKQSLYLLLSENSLCFMYVVIWIRKICFSSLTHVNKITIKCDLF, encoded by the exons ATGACTGGCGAGAGTCACACT GTTGATTTAATGGCTGGGTGCAAGGTGGCTGATGGCTGTAGTACTATGATG GCTTATATTTGTGGGAATAAAAATGATCCACCAAATGACACGTCAGCATTACATCCAAAGATTGTATCTCTTCTTGTTGAAAGTGTAGCTCACAATACAACTGACAGTGTATTTTCCCCTGAG GGAGGCAGAGATGTTGAGGTTTCTGGATCTCCAACAGAGAAGGCCATACTTCAATGGGGGGTTAAG CTTGGAATGAATTTTGATGTCGTGAGGTCAGAGTGTTCAGTTATTTATGCATCCCCATTCAACTCCGAGAAAAAACGAGGTGTTGTTGCAGTCAAACGGATAATTGTATGGAAGCAGTCTCTCTACCTTCTCCTTTCCGAAAATAGTTTGTGTTTTATGTATGTTGTTATTTGGATTAGGAAGATTTGTTTTTCGAGTTTGACTCATgttaataaaataacaattaaatgTGATTTATTTTGA